One genomic region from Desulfurispira natronophila encodes:
- a CDS encoding bacteriohemerythrin, with protein sequence MALSDIEQITQDLENSVQQKHGGERAQRPLPALKSGTSGSFIEWNDGLTIGVKRFDDQHRKLVDIINRLADAAKKGEGKRVLGPIFDELLNYTVTHFSEEQEAMERHGYPEAREHRKIHDNLVNQALNLKQKFEDGDLMVATETLDFLKNWLFKHIRQEDQKYSDYYREKGIHI encoded by the coding sequence ATGGCGCTTTCTGATATCGAGCAGATAACTCAGGACCTGGAGAACTCAGTACAGCAAAAGCATGGTGGCGAAAGAGCTCAGCGACCGCTACCGGCACTTAAGTCAGGAACCAGCGGATCATTTATAGAGTGGAATGATGGGTTGACTATAGGCGTTAAACGCTTTGATGATCAACATCGCAAACTAGTGGATATTATTAATCGCCTGGCAGATGCCGCAAAAAAAGGTGAAGGAAAAAGAGTGCTTGGGCCAATATTTGACGAACTTTTAAACTACACCGTCACCCACTTTTCTGAAGAGCAAGAAGCTATGGAGCGTCACGGTTATCCGGAAGCTCGGGAACACCGAAAAATTCATGATAACCTGGTTAATCAGGCTCTGAATTTGAAGCAAAAATTTGAAGACGGTGACCTAATGGTGGCTACAGAAACCCTGGATTTCCTTAAGAACTGGCTTTTCAAGCACATCAGGCAGGAAGATCAAAAGTATAGTGACTACTATCGGGAAAAAGGAATTCATATTTGA
- a CDS encoding type I restriction-modification system subunit M, with protein MKSTEQQFLKELDDKLWKAADKLRANLDAANYKHVVLGLIFLKYVSDAFEERQEELLELFQSDREDNIYFLPREDYDSDEEYQQALDEELELLDYYREANVFWVPKAARWSTLKKKAVLPVGTVLWQDDAGKDVKLRSVSWLIDNALEEIEKSNAKLKGILNRISQYQLENDKLIGLINTFSDTSFTKPVYGGQKLQLHSKDILGHVYEYFLGQFALAEGKQGGQYYTPKSIVTLIVEMLQPYSGRVYDPAMGSGGFFVSSDKFIEEHAREQHYDASEQKKHISVYGQESNPTTWKLAAMNMAIRGIDFNFGKKNADTFLDDQHPDLRADFVMANPPFNMKDWWSESLSEDSRWKYGTPPKGNANFAWVQHMIHHMAPTGSMALLLANGSMSSNTNNEGEIRKRLVEEDLVECMVALPGQLFTNTQIPACIWFLTKDKANGLVLSEQKRDRSGHFLFIDARNLGYMRDRVLRDFTPEDIAKITDTLHAWQHGEGYEDIPGYCKSASLDEIKKHDFVLTPGRYVGAQEQEDDGEPFADKMARLTGQLKKQFAESDRLEAEIKRNLGGLGYEL; from the coding sequence ATGAAATCCACTGAGCAACAGTTCCTTAAAGAGCTTGACGATAAACTGTGGAAGGCTGCCGATAAACTGCGGGCTAACCTGGACGCTGCCAACTATAAGCACGTGGTACTGGGCCTGATTTTCCTGAAGTATGTCTCAGATGCCTTTGAAGAGCGTCAGGAGGAACTGCTGGAATTGTTCCAGTCTGACCGTGAAGACAACATCTACTTTTTGCCCCGTGAAGACTACGACAGCGACGAAGAGTACCAGCAGGCACTGGATGAAGAACTGGAGCTGCTGGACTACTACCGCGAGGCCAACGTATTCTGGGTGCCTAAGGCAGCCCGCTGGAGTACATTGAAGAAAAAGGCCGTTCTGCCAGTAGGCACGGTACTGTGGCAGGACGATGCCGGTAAAGATGTCAAGCTGCGCTCAGTATCCTGGCTGATTGACAATGCCTTGGAAGAGATTGAGAAGAGTAATGCCAAACTCAAGGGCATCCTCAACCGCATCAGCCAGTACCAGCTGGAGAACGACAAACTCATTGGTCTCATCAATACCTTCTCCGACACCTCATTTACCAAACCCGTATACGGCGGCCAGAAGCTGCAGCTGCACAGCAAGGATATTCTCGGCCATGTGTACGAGTACTTTCTGGGCCAATTTGCCCTGGCCGAAGGCAAGCAGGGTGGTCAGTACTACACCCCCAAAAGCATCGTCACCCTGATTGTAGAGATGCTGCAGCCTTACTCCGGGCGAGTGTATGATCCGGCCATGGGCTCCGGCGGGTTCTTTGTCTCCAGCGACAAGTTCATCGAAGAGCATGCCAGGGAGCAGCACTACGACGCCAGTGAACAGAAAAAGCATATTTCTGTGTACGGTCAGGAGTCCAATCCCACCACCTGGAAACTGGCCGCCATGAACATGGCTATCCGCGGCATAGATTTCAACTTCGGTAAAAAGAACGCCGACACCTTTCTGGATGATCAGCACCCGGACCTGCGCGCCGACTTTGTCATGGCCAACCCGCCCTTCAACATGAAGGACTGGTGGAGCGAATCCCTGAGTGAGGACAGCCGCTGGAAATACGGCACGCCACCCAAGGGCAACGCCAACTTCGCCTGGGTGCAGCACATGATTCACCACATGGCCCCCACGGGCAGCATGGCCCTGCTGCTGGCCAACGGCTCCATGAGCTCCAACACCAACAACGAAGGCGAAATCCGCAAACGTCTGGTGGAAGAAGACCTGGTAGAGTGCATGGTCGCCCTGCCGGGGCAACTGTTTACCAACACCCAGATTCCCGCCTGCATATGGTTTTTGACCAAGGACAAAGCCAACGGCTTGGTGCTGAGTGAACAGAAGCGTGATCGCAGCGGCCATTTTCTCTTTATCGATGCAAGAAACCTCGGATATATGCGCGACCGAGTACTGCGCGACTTCACACCCGAAGACATCGCCAAAATTACCGACACCCTCCACGCCTGGCAGCATGGCGAAGGCTACGAAGACATCCCCGGCTACTGCAAATCCGCCAGCCTGGACGAAATCAAAAAGCATGATTTTGTGCTGACACCAGGGCGCTATGTGGGGGCTCAGGAGCAGGAGGACGACGGCGAACCCTTTGCCGACAAGATGGCCCGGTTAACCGGCCAACTGAAAAAGCAGTTCGCCGAAAGCGACCGGCTGGAGGCGGAGATAAAACGAAACCTCGGGGGCCTGGGCTATGAGCTCTGA
- a CDS encoding AlbA family DNA-binding domain-containing protein — protein MSSEHPLWDEIQQGEGKTLEFKQQLPKGDQLAKTLIAFANTSGGKLIIGVNDQREVVGLQGDEFDLMDQIPSMLYSQCQPTLLPNIYLETLEDKTLIVVQVHRGSQLPYHLKSHGRDEGVYVRLGATNRPASLEMIHELERQRLLQSYDEQAAWQVELGELDLTPLTQAFEQVGKPLDVTRMKSLKLIREEQGSDRPTHGLMILLGLYEQVEIKCSRFKGTSMAVFLDKKEYRGDLFSQLAQTEGFIKNHLHLKAEILGLQRTETYEIPIPAIREALVNAVVHRDYSNAGRDIKVGIYDDVLNIVSPGGLPNGLTLNEALKGRSEIRNKVLARVFKELGYIEQWGSGMSRIRELCQQAGNPEPAFSESGDFVDIEFSRDTSLAATDTDEKGGSIGGQKGGQIGGLIPALTERQREVLALIQEKPSISRQALADKLSINASAVQKHLDKLKEAGAIERIGGTRGYWKVKV, from the coding sequence ATGAGCTCTGAACACCCGCTCTGGGACGAAATCCAACAGGGCGAAGGTAAAACTCTGGAGTTTAAGCAGCAACTGCCCAAGGGCGACCAACTGGCAAAAACCCTGATTGCCTTTGCCAACACCAGTGGTGGCAAGCTGATCATCGGAGTGAATGATCAGCGTGAGGTAGTCGGCCTGCAAGGCGACGAGTTTGATCTGATGGATCAGATTCCCTCCATGCTCTACAGCCAATGCCAGCCAACGTTGTTACCGAACATCTACCTGGAAACCCTGGAAGACAAAACCCTGATCGTGGTGCAGGTGCATCGGGGCAGCCAACTGCCCTATCACCTGAAAAGCCATGGCCGGGACGAAGGCGTGTATGTGCGCCTGGGAGCAACCAACCGCCCGGCCAGCCTGGAAATGATCCACGAACTGGAACGCCAACGCCTGTTACAAAGCTACGATGAACAAGCCGCCTGGCAGGTGGAATTGGGCGAGCTGGACCTCACGCCTCTCACCCAGGCTTTCGAGCAAGTCGGCAAACCGCTCGACGTCACCCGCATGAAAAGCCTCAAGCTGATCCGGGAAGAACAAGGCAGCGACCGCCCTACCCACGGCTTGATGATTTTGCTGGGCCTCTATGAACAAGTAGAAATCAAATGCAGCCGATTCAAAGGCACCAGCATGGCCGTGTTCCTGGACAAAAAGGAGTACCGGGGCGACCTGTTCAGCCAGTTGGCGCAGACCGAGGGCTTCATTAAAAACCACCTGCACCTGAAAGCCGAGATTCTTGGCCTGCAACGCACCGAAACCTACGAAATCCCCATTCCGGCCATTCGCGAAGCCCTGGTCAACGCCGTGGTGCATCGTGATTACAGCAACGCCGGGCGCGATATCAAAGTGGGCATCTACGACGACGTACTGAACATTGTCTCCCCCGGCGGCCTGCCCAACGGTCTCACCTTGAACGAAGCCCTCAAAGGCCGCTCGGAAATCCGCAACAAAGTGCTGGCCCGGGTTTTCAAGGAGCTGGGTTACATCGAACAATGGGGCAGTGGCATGAGCCGTATCCGTGAGCTTTGTCAGCAGGCGGGCAACCCCGAACCGGCATTTAGCGAGAGCGGGGATTTTGTGGATATTGAGTTTTCGCGGGATACCAGCCTTGCAGCTACAGATACCGATGAAAAAGGTGGCTCAATAGGTGGTCAAAAGGGTGGTCAAATAGGTGGTCTAATCCCGGCATTGACCGAACGACAGCGGGAAGTGCTGGCGCTGATTCAGGAAAAACCTTCCATTTCCCGTCAGGCGCTGGCCGATAAGCTGAGCATCAACGCATCGGCGGTTCAGAAACACCTCGACAAATTGAAAGAAGCCGGAGCCATTGAGCGGATTGGTGGTACGCGTGGGTATTGGAAGGTGAAGGTATGA
- a CDS encoding restriction endonuclease subunit S produces the protein MSAELGHFAKVQGGFAFKSKDFGSEGIPVIKIANVTGGGFVDLSSYECIQPDFYPKIGQFLTERDDVLIAMTGANVGKVVRISHEQPQCAINQRVGRLQLKAHCDYSKDFFYYLTSSPTGYKHFVGAAYGSAQPNISAALIEKLQIPNISPAIANQASSFLRQIDDKIHLNHQINQTLEQMAQAIFKSWFVDFEPVKAKIAALEAGLPAPREGIFYTYALECGDGSLYIGQTDNLRRRWHEHRMGKGAQWTKARLPLRIAHFEECDSRECAVAKEKEWKTTAGRRNLKKLIANGATRQAGGSEEDALLAAMQAISGNGEAELTRLQAEQPEQYAELRATAELFPSAMQDSEFGEIPEGWEIPNFEDIVSAKQGKYLAKDKMCPLSSTESNVPVWGGNGILGYTAKYSYSSPVVLMTCRGSNCGLIRHTESESWVSNNAFACTPKIGSVWFLLTYFNASSFEDCISGSAQPQITYSALRSKRLAFPVKENACDRYSELTLVLFDQILQLREESSTLEILRDTLLPKLLTGELSVSEAKVLAVGGQEHANV, from the coding sequence ATGAGTGCTGAGCTCGGTCACTTTGCCAAAGTACAGGGAGGATTTGCATTCAAGAGCAAAGACTTTGGAAGCGAAGGCATACCAGTCATCAAGATAGCGAATGTTACGGGGGGTGGCTTTGTCGATCTTAGCTCTTACGAGTGCATTCAGCCCGATTTTTACCCTAAGATTGGTCAGTTTTTGACCGAACGAGATGATGTACTGATCGCAATGACTGGTGCAAATGTGGGCAAGGTAGTACGAATCAGCCATGAACAGCCGCAATGTGCTATAAATCAGCGTGTTGGACGATTACAGCTAAAAGCCCATTGTGATTATTCGAAGGATTTCTTTTACTACCTGACCTCTTCTCCAACTGGTTATAAGCACTTTGTCGGCGCCGCCTATGGGTCCGCACAGCCAAACATCAGCGCGGCATTGATCGAGAAGTTACAGATCCCAAATATTTCCCCAGCTATTGCCAATCAAGCCTCTAGCTTCCTGAGACAGATCGACGACAAAATCCATCTCAACCACCAGATCAACCAAACCCTCGAACAGATGGCTCAGGCGATTTTCAAAAGCTGGTTTGTGGATTTTGAGCCGGTCAAAGCCAAGATCGCCGCACTGGAAGCCGGCCTGCCTGCGCCGCGCGAAGGGATTTTTTATACCTATGCCCTGGAGTGTGGCGATGGCAGCTTATACATCGGCCAGACGGACAATCTAAGGCGCCGTTGGCACGAGCACCGAATGGGTAAAGGAGCGCAGTGGACCAAAGCAAGGCTACCGTTGCGCATTGCCCATTTTGAAGAATGCGATTCTCGGGAATGTGCCGTAGCCAAAGAAAAGGAGTGGAAAACCACGGCAGGCCGACGCAACCTCAAAAAGCTAATCGCCAACGGCGCGACGCGGCAGGCAGGCGGCAGCGAAGAAGACGCCCTTCTCGCCGCCATGCAGGCCATTTCCGGCAACGGTGAAGCGGAGCTAACCCGCCTCCAGGCCGAACAGCCCGAGCAATACGCCGAGCTCCGCGCCACCGCCGAGCTGTTTCCGTCGGCTATGCAGGATAGTGAATTTGGGGAGATTCCGGAGGGGTGGGAAATACCAAACTTCGAAGACATCGTTTCGGCTAAGCAGGGTAAATACTTAGCAAAGGATAAAATGTGTCCTTTAAGCTCCACTGAGAGCAACGTGCCTGTATGGGGCGGGAATGGAATACTTGGATACACAGCGAAATACTCTTACTCATCTCCTGTTGTTTTAATGACTTGCAGAGGGTCAAACTGTGGATTGATCAGGCATACAGAGAGTGAATCTTGGGTATCAAATAACGCTTTTGCATGTACCCCTAAGATTGGTAGTGTCTGGTTTCTGCTGACCTACTTCAATGCCTCATCATTTGAAGACTGCATCAGCGGCTCAGCGCAACCTCAAATCACATATTCCGCCCTTCGCTCAAAAAGGCTAGCCTTCCCTGTTAAAGAAAACGCATGTGATCGCTACTCTGAATTGACCCTGGTGTTGTTTGATCAAATTTTGCAGTTGAGAGAGGAAAGCAGCACATTGGAAATCCTCCGCGATACTCTCTTGCCCAAACTGCTCACTGGCGAACTATCAGTATCGGAAGCCAAAGTTCTAGCTGTCGGGGGCCAGGAGCACGCTAATGTTTAA
- a CDS encoding type I restriction endonuclease subunit R translates to MTEDQLEQQCLAWFAEGGWEPAYGPDIAPDGLTPERSDYRQVLLLNDLEAALRRINPHLPESCIEQVVAVVRKPESLDTVISNRAFHRLLLDGVPVEYKRDDKTVHDRAFLIDFDSLAANRFRAINQFTIEGSKQLRRPDIICFVNGLPLAVLELKSPEAENADIWDAFNQMQTYKDEVADLFVYNEALVITDGWNARLGSLTANKERFMPWRTIKHEDDKPLLEWQVETLIRGFFDRELFLDYIRYFVIFETDSDVLVKKIAGYHQFHAVREAVKATVIAAQDVGSEQVANKRATYSDEVLPGSKKAGVVWHTQGSGKSISMCCYAGKLIQQPQMNNPTLVVVTDRNDLDGQLFATFCAAQELLKQEPVQAEDRESLRQLLQERESGGIIFTTVQKFTLLGEEVGHPALNERHNIVVISDEAHRSQYGLSATLTEKGTYKFGYAKHMRDALPNASFIGFTGTPIASEDKDTRAVFGGYVSIYDIKDAVEDGATVPIYYESRLAKLDINREAIEELSDQVEEVVEDEEDISSREKTKGVWSRLEKLVGAKPRLGEVAADLVNHFETRQDTMEGKAMIVAMSREIAVHLYEEIVALRPEWHNADPEQGAIKVVMTGSASDKQHMQPHIYNKKTRKRLEKRFKDHKDPLQLVIVRDMWLTGFDVPCCNTMYVDKPMRGHNLMQAIARVNRVFRDKPGGLVVDYIGIANELKQAFKTYADAKGRGTPTLNAEEAFAIVLEKLDVVHGMFARGPKSQGFDYSSFESEPNKLILPAANYVLSLEDGKKRFLDTVLAMKKAHSLCRTLDEAKAYQKEIAFLSSVKSAITKFTSVDKKITEEEKNSTLKAILDQALVAQGVSDVFAMCGLDKPDISLLSDEFLEDVRQMPYQNFAVELLEKLLKDDIQSRTRTNVVLEKKYADRLQATLRKYNSRAIEAAQVIEELIAMAKEFRDQMARDESLGLNSDEIAFYDALANNESAVRELGDETLKKIAIEITQKLRQSTTVDWQVRESVRARLRILVRRTLQKYKYPPDKAPEAIELILQQAEVLSNGWSS, encoded by the coding sequence ATGACCGAAGACCAACTGGAACAACAGTGCCTGGCGTGGTTTGCCGAAGGCGGCTGGGAACCTGCCTACGGCCCGGATATTGCCCCCGACGGTTTGACGCCGGAACGCTCAGACTATCGACAGGTGCTTTTGCTGAATGATCTGGAAGCGGCTCTGCGCCGCATCAACCCCCACTTGCCAGAAAGCTGCATAGAGCAGGTGGTAGCGGTGGTGCGCAAGCCGGAAAGTCTGGACACTGTCATCAGCAACCGGGCTTTTCACCGTCTGCTGCTGGATGGTGTGCCAGTTGAGTATAAACGCGATGATAAGACGGTGCATGATCGAGCGTTCCTGATCGACTTTGATAGCCTGGCTGCCAACCGGTTTCGCGCCATCAACCAGTTCACCATAGAGGGCAGCAAGCAGTTGCGTCGTCCCGACATCATCTGCTTTGTCAATGGCCTGCCCTTGGCGGTGCTGGAGCTGAAAAGCCCTGAAGCCGAGAATGCGGATATATGGGACGCATTCAACCAGATGCAGACCTACAAGGATGAGGTCGCCGATCTGTTTGTCTACAATGAGGCGCTGGTCATTACCGATGGCTGGAACGCCCGTCTGGGTTCCCTGACCGCCAACAAAGAGCGCTTTATGCCCTGGCGCACCATAAAGCATGAAGATGACAAGCCCCTGCTGGAGTGGCAGGTGGAAACACTGATACGCGGCTTTTTTGATCGGGAGCTCTTCCTGGACTATATCCGCTACTTCGTTATCTTTGAGACGGACTCGGATGTTCTGGTCAAGAAGATCGCCGGTTACCATCAATTCCACGCCGTGCGTGAGGCGGTGAAGGCTACGGTGATTGCTGCCCAGGATGTTGGCAGTGAACAAGTTGCAAACAAGCGAGCCACCTACAGCGATGAAGTGTTGCCGGGGAGCAAAAAAGCCGGGGTGGTGTGGCACACCCAGGGTTCGGGTAAAAGTATCTCCATGTGCTGCTATGCTGGCAAACTGATCCAGCAGCCACAGATGAATAATCCGACACTGGTGGTGGTTACCGACCGCAATGACCTGGATGGCCAGCTCTTCGCCACTTTCTGTGCTGCCCAGGAGCTATTGAAGCAGGAACCGGTGCAGGCAGAAGACCGGGAGAGCCTGCGTCAGCTGCTCCAGGAGCGGGAATCGGGTGGAATTATCTTCACTACGGTGCAGAAATTCACTTTGCTGGGCGAAGAGGTGGGCCACCCGGCGCTCAATGAGCGGCACAATATCGTGGTCATCTCGGACGAAGCCCACCGCAGCCAGTACGGCCTCAGTGCCACCCTGACGGAAAAGGGCACCTATAAGTTCGGCTATGCCAAACACATGCGCGATGCCCTGCCCAATGCCTCATTCATCGGTTTTACCGGCACACCCATTGCCAGCGAGGACAAGGATACCCGCGCCGTATTCGGCGGCTATGTTTCCATCTACGATATCAAGGATGCGGTGGAGGATGGTGCTACCGTGCCTATCTACTACGAATCCCGCCTGGCCAAACTGGACATCAACCGTGAGGCCATCGAAGAACTCTCCGACCAGGTGGAGGAGGTCGTAGAGGATGAAGAGGATATCAGCAGTCGGGAAAAGACCAAAGGAGTGTGGAGCCGACTGGAAAAGCTGGTGGGAGCCAAGCCACGGTTGGGTGAAGTGGCCGCTGATCTGGTGAATCACTTTGAAACCCGTCAGGACACGATGGAGGGCAAAGCCATGATCGTGGCCATGAGCCGGGAAATTGCCGTACATCTCTACGAGGAAATTGTCGCCCTGCGGCCCGAGTGGCACAACGCAGATCCTGAGCAGGGTGCCATCAAGGTGGTTATGACCGGCTCTGCCTCCGACAAGCAGCACATGCAGCCCCACATCTACAACAAGAAGACGAGAAAGCGTCTGGAAAAGCGCTTTAAAGACCACAAAGACCCGCTGCAACTGGTAATTGTGCGGGATATGTGGTTGACGGGATTTGATGTGCCCTGCTGCAACACCATGTACGTGGACAAGCCCATGCGTGGCCACAACCTGATGCAAGCCATAGCGCGGGTAAACCGGGTGTTTCGGGACAAGCCAGGCGGGCTGGTAGTGGACTATATCGGCATTGCCAACGAGCTCAAACAGGCATTTAAAACCTACGCCGATGCCAAGGGCCGGGGAACTCCCACCTTGAATGCGGAGGAGGCCTTTGCCATTGTACTGGAAAAGCTGGATGTGGTTCACGGCATGTTTGCCAGAGGCCCCAAGAGCCAGGGTTTTGACTACAGCTCCTTTGAAAGTGAACCCAATAAACTGATACTGCCTGCTGCCAACTATGTACTGAGCCTGGAAGATGGGAAAAAGCGCTTCCTTGACACCGTGCTGGCCATGAAAAAAGCACATTCCCTGTGCAGAACTCTGGATGAAGCCAAGGCTTATCAGAAAGAGATTGCCTTTCTCTCCTCGGTGAAATCAGCCATTACCAAGTTCACCAGTGTGGACAAAAAGATCACTGAAGAAGAGAAAAACTCTACCCTTAAGGCCATACTGGATCAGGCCCTGGTGGCCCAGGGAGTAAGCGATGTATTTGCCATGTGCGGGCTGGACAAGCCCGATATCAGCCTTCTCAGTGATGAGTTCCTGGAAGATGTGAGGCAAATGCCCTACCAGAATTTCGCCGTTGAGCTACTGGAAAAGCTGCTCAAAGACGATATCCAGTCCAGGACGCGCACCAACGTGGTGCTGGAAAAGAAGTATGCCGATCGTCTGCAGGCAACCCTGCGCAAGTACAATAGCCGGGCCATTGAGGCGGCGCAGGTCATTGAAGAGTTAATTGCCATGGCCAAGGAATTTCGTGATCAGATGGCGCGGGATGAATCCCTGGGGCTGAACTCCGATGAAATCGCCTTTTACGATGCCCTGGCCAATAACGAAAGCGCCGTGCGGGAGCTGGGCGACGAGACCCTCAAGAAAATTGCGATAGAAATTACCCAAAAGCTGCGCCAATCCACCACCGTGGACTGGCAGGTACGCGAAAGTGTGCGGGCCAGGTTACGCATACTGGTGCGGCGCACCCTGCAAAAATACAAATATCCGCCGGACAAGGCTCCGGAAGCCATTGAGCTGATTTTGCAGCAGGCGGAGGTATTGTCAAATGGATGGAGCAGTTAA
- a CDS encoding rhodanese-like domain-containing protein, translated as MRAGYITAIATALLLTMSASASEPKTNENFGEFLRDFDYDERRAMKIGAMETLRLLQADRAQLVDIRFKEEAAHYTMPVALHIPLNELPDRLNELDPDKVIITMCPIYDRAAIARLYLVLNGYEARYLTDGMLGLMDLLRGDRAREYY; from the coding sequence ATGCGAGCCGGGTATATCACAGCCATCGCCACCGCGCTGTTGCTCACCATGAGTGCCAGTGCCAGCGAACCCAAGACCAACGAAAACTTTGGTGAATTCCTGCGGGATTTTGACTACGACGAGCGACGAGCCATGAAAATTGGCGCTATGGAGACATTGCGCCTGCTGCAGGCCGATCGAGCACAACTGGTAGATATCCGCTTTAAGGAGGAAGCTGCCCACTACACCATGCCAGTGGCCTTGCATATCCCGTTAAATGAATTGCCGGATCGTCTGAACGAGTTGGATCCGGACAAAGTTATCATAACCATGTGTCCCATTTACGATCGGGCCGCCATCGCCCGACTTTATCTCGTTCTCAATGGGTATGAAGCCCGCTACCTGACTGACGGCATGCTGGGATTAATGGACCTGCTGCGGGGTGACCGTGCCAGGGAATACTACTAA